In one Aeromicrobium wangtongii genomic region, the following are encoded:
- a CDS encoding FAD-binding and (Fe-S)-binding domain-containing protein yields the protein MTITTDATTTDVVAELTRAGVTDVDDSTLTRALYSTDASLYRVVPQVVVRPRSTEEVLATIAACRATGTPLTSRGAGTSIAGNAVGTGVVMDFTRHLNRVHDIDVEARTARVEPGTVHAVLQKAATPLGLRFGPDPSTHTRCTVGGMIGNNACGSRALAYGRTADNVIGMDVVTMAGEQLTIGRGATPTSPTLDALRDLVGANLATVRTEFGRFGRQVSGYSLEHLLPENGFDVATFMAGTEGTLATMTSATVRLVKDPPHRQVLVLGYASMAEAADDVPSLLPFAPTACEGLDSRIVDVFRAHRGAVPDLPRGQGWLFLEISGEHPGEVADTIARASRAASAIDHRVVTDGGEQAVLWRIREEGAGLATRTLPGKALSGWEDAAVPPERLGTYLRELDGLLKDNGLDGVPYGHFGDGCVHIRIDFPLDAEGGHQVFRRFLTDAATQVAALGGSLSGEHGDGRARSELLPLMYSGEAISLFEQVKAVLDPDDLLNPGVLVRPAAVDADLRGPESIRSPGREQLSARLGLRLLHDDGDLGKAVHRCTGVGKCIADNSGSNGVMCPSFQATREEKDSTRGRARVLQEMIDGRLVTGGYRAPEVHEALDLCLSCKGCLSDCPTGIDMASYKSEVLHQTYKGRLRPRSHYILGKLPFWARLSSPVAWLANLGLRTPGLRSIARWVAGVDQRRSLPAFATRRFSRIARPQLRGDRAKVVIWADSFTEFFSTDGGQAALRVLDGAGYDVEVLSRPQCCGLTWITTGQLDTARTMIGRAVEQLHPYVAAGVPVVGLEPSCLAVLRSDAVELVDDPRAVDVAAGVFTLSELLQRTEGWTPPDLTGTTLVVQPHCHQSSVLGFEADLAIMTATGATIDRLSGCCGLAGNFGVEKGHYEVSVAVAEQQLMPAIRKAPPGAVVVADGFSCRTQLDDLAAVQAVHLAQLLDRPGPR from the coding sequence CCGATGTCGTCGCCGAGCTGACCCGCGCCGGCGTCACCGACGTCGACGACTCGACCCTCACCCGGGCGCTGTACAGCACCGACGCCTCGCTGTATCGCGTCGTCCCACAGGTCGTGGTCCGTCCGCGCAGCACCGAGGAGGTCCTCGCGACGATCGCCGCCTGCCGCGCCACGGGGACTCCGCTGACCTCGCGCGGCGCCGGCACGTCGATCGCCGGCAATGCGGTCGGCACCGGCGTGGTGATGGACTTCACCCGTCATCTCAACCGGGTGCACGACATCGACGTCGAGGCGCGCACCGCCCGCGTCGAGCCCGGCACCGTGCACGCCGTCCTGCAGAAGGCCGCGACCCCGCTGGGCCTGCGCTTCGGTCCCGACCCGTCCACCCACACCCGCTGCACGGTCGGCGGGATGATCGGCAACAACGCCTGCGGCTCCCGCGCCCTGGCGTACGGCCGGACCGCCGACAACGTCATCGGCATGGACGTCGTGACGATGGCGGGGGAGCAGCTCACGATCGGCCGCGGCGCGACGCCCACCTCGCCGACCCTGGACGCGCTGCGCGACCTGGTCGGCGCCAACCTGGCGACGGTGCGCACCGAGTTCGGCCGCTTCGGCCGGCAGGTCTCGGGCTACAGCCTGGAGCACCTGCTGCCCGAGAACGGCTTCGACGTCGCGACCTTCATGGCCGGCACCGAGGGCACGCTCGCCACGATGACCTCGGCGACCGTCCGCCTCGTCAAGGACCCGCCGCACCGGCAGGTCCTGGTGCTGGGCTACGCCTCGATGGCCGAGGCCGCCGACGACGTCCCGTCGCTGCTGCCCTTCGCGCCGACCGCGTGCGAGGGTCTGGACTCGCGCATCGTCGACGTCTTTCGGGCCCACCGCGGAGCGGTTCCCGATCTGCCGCGCGGCCAGGGGTGGTTGTTCCTGGAGATCTCCGGCGAGCACCCCGGCGAGGTCGCCGACACGATCGCCCGGGCGTCCCGCGCGGCATCGGCGATCGATCACCGCGTCGTCACCGACGGGGGCGAGCAGGCCGTGCTGTGGCGCATCCGCGAGGAGGGCGCCGGCCTGGCGACCCGCACCCTGCCGGGCAAGGCGCTCTCGGGCTGGGAGGACGCCGCGGTCCCCCCGGAGCGGCTCGGCACCTACCTGCGCGAGCTGGACGGCCTGCTGAAGGACAACGGCCTGGACGGCGTCCCGTACGGCCACTTCGGTGACGGCTGCGTGCACATCCGCATCGACTTCCCGCTGGACGCCGAGGGCGGTCATCAGGTCTTCCGACGCTTCCTGACCGACGCGGCCACGCAGGTCGCGGCCCTGGGCGGCTCGCTGTCCGGCGAGCACGGCGACGGGCGCGCCCGGTCCGAGCTGCTGCCGCTGATGTACTCCGGAGAGGCGATCAGCCTGTTCGAGCAGGTCAAGGCGGTCCTCGACCCGGACGACCTGCTGAACCCCGGTGTGCTCGTCCGGCCGGCCGCGGTCGACGCCGACCTGCGCGGGCCCGAGTCGATCCGTTCACCCGGGCGCGAGCAGCTGTCGGCGCGTCTGGGCCTGCGGCTGCTGCACGACGACGGCGATCTCGGCAAGGCCGTGCACCGCTGCACCGGCGTCGGCAAGTGCATCGCCGACAACTCCGGGTCCAACGGCGTCATGTGCCCCTCGTTCCAGGCCACCCGCGAGGAGAAGGACTCGACCCGTGGCCGGGCCCGGGTCCTGCAGGAGATGATCGACGGCCGCCTCGTCACCGGCGGCTACCGCGCGCCCGAGGTCCACGAGGCCCTCGACCTGTGCCTGTCGTGCAAGGGCTGTCTCAGTGACTGCCCCACGGGCATCGACATGGCCAGCTACAAGTCCGAGGTGCTGCACCAGACGTACAAGGGACGCCTGCGCCCCCGCAGCCACTACATCCTGGGCAAGCTGCCGTTCTGGGCCCGTCTCTCGTCCCCGGTGGCCTGGCTGGCCAACCTGGGCCTCCGGACGCCGGGCCTGCGCTCGATCGCTCGCTGGGTCGCCGGCGTCGACCAACGCCGGAGCCTGCCGGCGTTCGCGACCCGGCGCTTCTCGCGCATCGCCCGTCCCCAGCTGCGGGGCGATCGCGCGAAGGTCGTCATCTGGGCGGACTCGTTCACCGAGTTCTTCTCCACCGACGGGGGACAGGCTGCCCTGCGCGTGCTCGACGGGGCCGGCTACGACGTCGAGGTGCTGAGCCGTCCACAGTGCTGCGGGCTGACCTGGATCACCACGGGGCAGCTCGACACCGCCCGCACCATGATCGGTCGCGCCGTCGAACAGCTGCACCCCTATGTCGCGGCCGGCGTGCCGGTGGTCGGCCTGGAGCCGTCGTGCCTGGCGGTGCTGCGCTCGGACGCCGTCGAGCTGGTCGACGACCCGCGCGCGGTCGACGTCGCCGCGGGCGTGTTCACGCTGTCGGAGCTGCTCCAGCGCACCGAGGGGTGGACGCCGCCGGATCTCACCGGGACGACACTGGTCGTGCAGCCGCACTGCCACCAGTCCTCGGTGCTGGGATTCGAGGCCGATCTGGCGATCATGACCGCCACCGGCGCGACGATCGACCGACTGTCCGGATGCTGCGGTCTCGCCGGCAACTTCGGTGTCGAGAAGGGCCACTACGAGGTGTCCGTCGCGGTCGCCGAGCAGCAGCTGATGCCGGCGATCCGCAAGGCTCCGCCGGGGGCGGTCGTCGTCGCGGACGGATTCTCCTGCCGCACCCAGCTGGACGATCTCGCCGCGGTGCAGGCCGTCCACCTGGCCCAGCTGCTCGACCGGCCCGGCCCGCGGTGA